Proteins from one Bactrocera neohumeralis isolate Rockhampton chromosome 3, APGP_CSIRO_Bneo_wtdbg2-racon-allhic-juicebox.fasta_v2, whole genome shotgun sequence genomic window:
- the LOC126752281 gene encoding uncharacterized protein LOC126752281, producing the protein MAPPPPPPHGGPPGPPPGPPRRPLVKVEIIPPWRRRHHHHHHHHHSPPPPPPPSQPVVVVVPGQPQPPPPPYGAGYYPPPPPGPDSHYHNPPRY; encoded by the coding sequence ATggcaccgccaccaccaccaccacacgGCGGACCACCCGGACCGCCACCGGGACCACCACGGCGACCATTAGTTAAAGTGGAAATTATACCACCGTGGCGACGACGCCATCATCACCATCACCACCACCATCActcaccgccgccgccgccaccgcccAGTCAGCCGGTCGTTGTGGTAGTACCCGGGCAGCCACAGCCGCCACCGCCACCATACGGCGCTGGTTACTATCCACCGCCACCACCGGGGCCTGATTCACACTACCACAATCCGCCGCGTTATTGA